The sequence below is a genomic window from Glycine max cultivar Williams 82 chromosome 20, Glycine_max_v4.0, whole genome shotgun sequence.
AGGAATTATGGCATACCCTTTCAAGCTCTCTACAGACAAATTGAACTACAGTTTGCCACAAATCACTTAGGTATGTTCAAAATGTTATTGTTTAATTCAAGATCCAACTAACTGAGTGTTCTTCCAtttgaaaattcatttcatGACTGATAGTGACATTGCTTCAAATTTACTGATATTTTATTCCTTAACATGAATTTTCTGAGCTTTCCAGTTTAAATGGGGAAAGGGAAGGCTGGGGAAACATTTTGGCACTTGCAGAAGTTTCTAGGGAGTGTAGGCCATGTGATTCGTATCTTTCTGATTAAGATAATTAAGAACTCGGATAAATGGTGATAGTTACTGTAATAATAGAAACATAGATATATGaatcctctctctttctctttctctcttaggGGAGTGGTTATAAATTATTGAAACATGAAATATGCGTATTACTACACTTACGATTGTCTCATCGTATATAATTGGGAGATATTTTATACTAAACATCAAGTAactgttttattgtttttttaaaatgcatagACTGGGAAGATGTGATAGTGATGTGAACCCTGATgtcttaatttaatataatttcgcAGGTCATTTTCTCTTGACCAATCTTTTGTTGGACACTAGGAAGAAAACTTCACGTGAAACTAATtaagaaagaaggaagaatTGTTAATGTCTCCTCTCAGGCTCACCGATTTACATATTATGAAGGAATCTGTTTTGACAAAATTAACTATGAATCAAGTAATGTGTaacctaaattaaaattatgagaagaTATTCTGacagttcttttttttttttttaatggaagaGAAATTTATTGAGAAGGAAGACTGCTGCTGgagacttcaattttttttttttatcgcaGGAATCAGctctaatatttgttttattatgaaaattattattcGATATTAAGTTTGTCATTATGCTATGTATTTTTGGTACTCATAGTTTTTCTGAGTAATGGAGATTATACCAGATCTGATACAAAAAACTTGCTGATAGGATTTAATGCTCAGGGATATAATAACGATTGACCTATGCCTATGCACATTTTAATTTGATAGAATTATGAAAGGAGACgtgatttttgaaaaacttgttGTAAAAAGTGTTTTTGTATATTTCATTATGTGTCCTTCCTTGTTTACAGCTAAAACAATTGACTTACTTTAGTTTTCCCCGAAAATTAAGCATGAAATCATGATTCCGGTTCCTGCAGTATTTGTCAACAGGAGAAGTGTtgcatatatttaattatgtttgctTCTTTGTATTCAGTTACAACAACTGGCGTGCATATGGGTAGTCAAAGCTTGCCAACATTTTACATGCAAATGAACTTACAAGACGTCTCAAGGTGTGTTGGCTTTTCCTCTACAATGGTGTAATTTACATATTATGTGGTGAAATTGTTAattaagagtattttttttttcttacaccaTAGTGAAACATTTTAGTTGGCCATTGAAGGACATAATAAGTTAACATTATTATTCCTTATTTAGGTTAACTTTTGGCCGATTAATAAGAGACCGATGTCCTtagttttatgtgttcattcaTTGTCTCTTTGGCTTTTGTCATTGATTAAGAAACTGATATTTCTGATTGAACATAATCAGATGGTGGCATGACCTTTGTTAAGTGTAATTAATTCCTATTTCCGCCTTGGTTCAAATGCGAACGATTCTATTGTATTTTTGAGTTATCTTTTGCTTTCTCACTTGATAGGTTGCAATAGACTAGCAGATTCAGACTTGTGCCaaatttgtttcttctttctgaTTCACTATGTTCATTGTGCTCAATGGAATTAAACTATTTAAGCAGAAGGTATCAGATTATTTAGGATGTCATTTATTTAGatttacataatattttaacagtatttttcttcttcacactTTACTCTTTCTAATCCCTTTACCTTGCTGGTTATGTATAAAAAGTCGCTCATTACTGTAATTATGTATTAATTAAAGATGACCCTATCTTTGGAAAAGATGATTGCTGActtgtttttagaaaattagGTGATTATTGATGACCAATATTTGTTGGTTATCAATTTCAGTGGAATGGTAACTACCGCATTGTGCTATTCATGTTCTGTCTAGGAATTGTGTAGGTCATGAGATTTGGTATACTAAATGATGTATTCTGCATTATCttcctttatattttcattttgattgtcTTTCAAAATGCAATAAGCTGGCATTCAATAAGCCCGCATTTGTCTACATTGCTTTCTGGTGTTATATACTAAATTTGGTTAAAGAATATCTTTAAAAAACCAACACCTATTAATAATAGGTTGGTGATGAAATATCAGGAGTCGGAATTGGTTtaagatttttattcaaatgaaAGAGACTAAGCTCTTACAAAGGATACCAAGGCCTTAGATCCTCAGGCAAGGACTTTCTCTGTCTAAAAGCAACCCAAATAACCAACCTACATTGGAAGCATGGGATTTTGGTGAGGGGTTTCTAAGGCCTTGGATGTAGAAACTTCAATAGCTAACTTTCGTGGTTTGGTTCTTCCGAGGTTCTTATCAATTGGTATCAAGCATTGGGGCTGTGGAGCATGATGTTATGTTTTGATCCAATTGCGAGGTTCACATTAGAAGTGCGAGGTTCTGTTGTGGGGTTTATAAGGCCTTGAGCTTTGCAACATACCCAATGTTCTTATCATCACTCTACCACACCCCTTGGCCCTATAACCACTCTGATAAGCCTAATTAACTTGCCAACTCAGCGGCATAAGTAATTCTCTCCCCCTATAGCTCTTTTCTGCTTACAAGTATAGAGCTTCCAGATTACGGGTTTTTAGGGACTCAAGTCCACAACTGGTCCATGCCTTGTTCAATCTTGCTGCTTACATCGGTCCATGATCAAGTTCTTTATCAGTTAGCCCTTTTAAATATTGAATACAGGCATGTTGAAGAACATCTTGAGCATTCTTGTGAAGCACTTCTCATAATCACTCGGATTAATTGCTATATCAATTCATGTCTATgaaatttgttcatttttttaatgcagATAATGACAGTAGCTAAGTTTTATGTGTATATTTCTGTTTGATTTGTGCAGGTCTAACTAAAGCTATAGCAAGACTTTTGCTTAAAAATGTCCAGCAGGTAAGTTGAATTGGTATGACCTGCGATTTTAAATTTCAGGGacattatattgttatttaggGCATTATTCTAGAACCCTTCCTTTTTATGATTACCGATACTCCTGCGAGTTGTCAAACATTTATTTGTTGTTCattatatttaacatatttaatacacctaaatcatttattatgaaactaaaattaaataattgacaattcaAATGGGTACAGAATCCATTAAGGATACAATTTTTAAGCTAGAAGAGGGTTCAAACATTCCTCATGTTTACTATGGGATTCTTCTGACCTTGCTTGTTCACCTTGTCCAACCTTAATGCAGGGAGCAGCAACAACATGCTATGTAGCACTGCACCCACAAGTGAAGGAAATTAGTGGCAAGTATTTTTCAGCCAGTAGTGTGGCCAAAACAACCTCACAGGGGACTGATGCTGATTTGGCCAAAAAACTACGGGATTTCAGCATGAATTTGACCAAGTAAAAAAACTCAAGTGTTATTTGTCAATGTAGATGCATCATGCATACTTTTCTGATTGTTATTTGAAAACAATCAGTTATATGACTTCCTGTAATATATTTATAGTGagattctgatttttttttattgacaaatgttagttgttaattgttactattttattagCATGGGAATTGAACCTACTACTTTTCTCCCCTTCCCTTCCCTTCCCTTCTCTCTTAACCACCCAACCCATCTTATATCTCCTGATTTCTATCTAAGGCTATTTTGCATAGACATGGATTTCAGGCTTACAACCTATATATTCTCtgacaaatcaaaatcacaagatGCATTGGTGGGTGTCTGTTCCTCTTTCAGCTCTCGTGACATTTTTGCATCAAATCACAGAGAAACCTTTATACAAAAACTCTGTTATGGCAACAATTGGTGGAGCCTGTTATTAAGGCTAATTGCCTGCACCACATTCTTGTTTCTCTGTAAATAAGCTCACGTTGCTCACTGTTTTTCATCAATTCAACATTTCTTGCGTGGAAGTAGCAGGACCAAATGTTGCTTTCAAGGATCCAATCGTTGCACTCAAGTCTAGAGTTCATGTATGCACCTATTACTGTCAGCTGTGCTTCAAATAGCAACTGTCGGTCATATCAGCACCTCCTCCACGCTGTTTATTTGtgatacttatttttaatttgattgttaTAGGAAAAGACTATTCAGTTACACACAATTTTTCAACTTTGTCTCCGTCATCTCCTATAATCTGTGATCAGCACAAAGTTAATGTGAAAAACAGGGATTATATAACCATTAGGTTGGTCTAGTGTTGGATAGGGTAGATGCATGAGGACTTAGTTCGATTCTTATTGTTCTCATTGTAcaccaggaaaaaaaaacagggattatattaaaaatcattattgtTGCAACCGTAACCAACAACAATtgagatcaaattaaatttgttattatgtCATACATGTGAACAGTGAATGATTaatcttttttcaaaaacttgaTTCCGTATCTTTAATGTATCTCTCCcaccaattatatttttttcctgttCATAATGCTTGACTTTAAGACCTCATTAGAAATATGTGTTCAGTAATGACCAATATAACGTTGATAAAGTGAAACTCATTtggattgaattattttttaaattcaaaggtcaaataaaaataaatattttgtataaataataaaatagtatattttaagttttttcttttgatcttgTTGGAGGCAGTTGTACCTTGAGTAAATTCTCATTcaggtttttaaaattataaatgttgtttactttaattcttaattttatatataaaaaaactcattttagtCTTAAATAATGccattcatttttctcttttttcatattattttttgcttttttgtactaaaaaaacaaatgaataatattttttgaaattaggaattataatGGAGATTTTGGAAAGTTTAAAGGGCTAGTATAATTGTACCTATGATCCTCTCAATATGGTATGAACATGTGTTTAAATTCGATTAGCTTGACTCAGTTTATTAtctatatgatatttattatatttctaaaCATTATTGTTAGTAATTACAAACTTTTTTTGTATACATAAGAAAATAATGACAATGATAAAACAATGTCAGTCATATTccctataaaattaaatataagtaaaattaactaatttttcatttattaaaaaatttggttaatatcatttaaatttactcctttaaaaaatcatttaaatttaataatcacatttaaaaaaaattcttaaaatgtcactcattaaaatttgatatcaagaataaaaataaatcattaaaactataattacaattaattgAATGATATTCTAGGGATgatatcattaaatatgataaaaaaaaatagttaaagttttaagttaaaaaaatagcattGGACACCAAAATCCCATGTGTTTGTTTAAGATTTTGCTAGATCTCAGTGCTTCTTTTCTAGCTCAAAACCACCTTCTTTACTCGTTTTACCTAAATTAAAAACCTAATAAATTTCTgtatgcctttttttttatttaataatctcAAATATATGAATCACATAAAGATACACCATTATGTCATTAAGTTAATAAATCCAAGCAAACCTGGtacacacaacaacaaaggaGATGTAATATTTAGAGGAGGGCATTAGTAATGACCCCTACAAATCACAGTAAACTAACCCAAAAGACAGTAAATGGTGAGAAAAGCATAGGAAGGAAGTTATTATATTTACCCCATACAAACCAGCTGAGAAAAATGTGTAACAACTTTATAGAAACTAGTATATTCGTGTTGGAGTACACAGGGCATTAAAGTTTGGATGCCCAAGATACAAGTAAAGTGTGAACTAGGTGTTACATTTTCATATTAAGTTTGGGTGCCCCAGATGAAGAATTAAAActgtatttcatttttttaaaaattaactatgtATAACCGAAATCTCTTAGTAGACGTGTTAACTTGATATAGTCAATGTCAGTCAGCATAATTTCCCCCATAGTCCTGCAGCCTTCAAAAGCTCTTCTCTAACCTCATTTTTAGGATGTTGAACCCATCCACATATAAGGCTTTGCCGAAACTTCAAGATTTCTttctgcaatttttttaaaagtaagtcCCACTTCCACACAGTAGCTTAGTAAAAGACAAATCAATACTCACGCGTTGATAATCAGGCATGGTTTTGTCTTGCCATTTTATTGATCCATCCCAAATTTCCATGTATTTCAGCACATAGATGCCACAATCATGACTATCAAACATATAAAGCATcaatgagaaaaaatatattattagcacCAATAATGAATTTAGTTTTCTACATAAATGAACATTAGAGCTATACACATTACTCACATGTTTTGCTGCCTAGGAACATCAACGCGAAGAAGTGTTATTGATGCATTCTCTTTGGTCAAACCAGGATTCATCAATACCAGCAGCTCCTCAAAACGACGTTTCTTTGCATAAAAAAACCATTGATTGGTTGGATCAGACAGAAAAGTTAGGGATAAAAGTTTGATAAAGCTAATGTAAATATTTCCCGAGGGAAAAGGAATGTTCAATACTACCATTGCATCATCCAAGTTCTTCTTTCTGGTTGAGAATTTATCATGCATCGAATCTAACACATACAAAATTTTGTCCTTGGGCTCAAATGCATAACAAGACCAATGCTCCTCAAACAAAGTTGGTGCAAAAATCTGAAAAAAGGACAAATTATTTACCTGAAAGACATTGCATACCACCAAACCCAGAGGTTGTTTACAAACCATAATAAttttcattcaaaacaaaaggCATATAAGGTGGCACCATACTTACCAATTTGCACTGATTAATATCATAACCCAGTTTACTCGGCAAGATGAATAGAGATACATCCTCAATACACCAAGGCTTGTAGCTATCTTCATTAGATTGATTTAAATCGCATATCACCTTATTCTACACAGAAACATCACTGACTGACATGAGAGTGTTATGCTGACTAAACATATCTGGAAAAACAATAGCACTACCATAAATGTCAATAGCATGGGTCCTCATCCTTCAACAGCTCTTTTGTTTATAAACATTATACTTAAATACTCACCACAAATTGTGGGCTAAACATATGACGAGTGACAACCCCATTTGTTGCCTTCTCCTCTTCCATCATTATCTTTCCAGCAGCTAAAATCACCTGAACATTACATATACTTTTTCAGAGTTATATCACAAATAACTAGTAGCTTAAATTAAGCCTTATGCATTTTTGATACCGACCATATCATTGACCCATCCTTTTGGTTTCATGGTATAGCCATCCTTGCGGTTTAAGTAAACGCCAAACATGCTAACCAAGACACTGGGATTTGAATATATGATTTTCAACATCAGTAAGACAACAAATGCAACATCAAAATACTAAGATACCTAAGCTTTGTACCTCAATTCCTCATGTGCCTTTGGTCGACGAGTACAAAAGTAATATAGCTTGTTCAGCATAGACAGGGATTTTTTGTCCACAGCCTTCTTTACTTCTTGACTGTTGGAAGTATCCAATGGCACAGGTACCCTATTTTCAGAGCCCCTGATAGCTAATTGAATAATACATGATCAAATCACTAGGATTTGGCTAGAGCCTAGAACTGTGGGGTTTTAGCAGTTTGCAGCATCTGTTAGGATCAAAGCTCAGTGCCCCGGGATGGAACTACATAGAAGGGTGGGGCTGCAACCACACACGCaaacattttcttttccttgaatACTAtgcaaaaattttcaaataagtcCCTTCAAATAGATGAAATCTGTCTCCTCTATGAAAATCTTAATAATCAATGTGAGCAAGCATGCCTAAAATTTCCTAGTTCTGCCCTCATCATGCCATcattgtacccaaaaaaattgATCATGTGACTCTCATTTATGTCATAGAATCAAGGCACACTAGCACAAATTTAGTCTTGCAATTAAGGATTACAAGTTAGAAGAAATCAAACATTAGAGAATTTATTAGCCAAAAAGGATTTCGAAACAGGCACATTAAAGGAAGGAGGTTTTGTCACAACTACCACTGCTAGAAGGTTCAATTGCCTCACTTGGAGCGGCTTCAGGGATGCTACCAGCTGTTGATACAGAGAAGCACAAATGGTCACGTTAATGTACTAGGGTAGAGTCAAGCTTAACTAACATAAGTTCTGAAGTCTGAATTTATACCAGTAGAGTACACACTCATAATGGAAATATTAAAGTAACGAAGGTATAGGTACTGGTATTGGTACAGGACAGGTATAGGTTCTGAATCTGAAACATGTATAAGTACAGCTAACTCATGCTTCAAGCAAGTAACTGAAGCTACCACTACTGTTGTTGAGTCTAAAGCAAGTAGATAGATAAAATGTGTATACCTGTGGCACTGTTAGATCGATTCTTCCTCTTACGTCCCATTCTTAACTCTCACTGTTTGGCAAaacagaaagaagaaaaaaattacacatcccaaaaaatgttacaaacaaggaagacaaaattaaaataatacagTATCTAATTATTAtggaaaaagataataataatgaatgtTGAAAGTGGTGAAGAAAGAAGGAGGTGATTCATTTTCTTTATGGAAATGGAAGCATAACATAAACATTAGTATCGTTAATTCGAGCACCGAATGAATGAATCGCAGAAACAGAAACAGAGTTGACTATGGAGAAGTGCAAACCCTAAGACGAAGACATTCAAAGGAAATTCAAAAATGTCTCACTCACACACACGCACTTGACATGACACAACTGCCCCGACCGTCGTTTCTTTCTTCTCAAGTCTCCTTTTATGGAATCATCAAACCGTTTATTGCACTCTACAAttctttaatatgatttttctaTCCTATAAATTACTGTAGTTACGTGacttaaataatgaaaaaattgtaataaatgatttttttttaagtcttaCTACCCTTACTACCTCTAtcagaaaaaagaaacttatttcAGACAGTtagttaactttatttattttttcaattcatttagaaaataaaaccaGTACAGTAGTATTTCTTAAGCTACTCTTCACCTTAATTGATGGATGACTTTAATTTCATGGGAAGTTGTTTTAAATGAGAATGGTCTTTCCTTGTTTTAAAGGTCATGTAGAAGActgagtgaaaataaaataaaatatatataaaaaaaaacttgtacactaattaataaattaattttaacttaaaaaattaaaaattttactatattatttttcttaacataaatttatttaatactttaatgttttaattttttaaaattaaacaaaaataaataaataaatccttCACTTATATTTATCCACTTTCATGGCTCGTATGGgaggaaataaatttatttaatacttttatgtTTCCTGCCTTGCTCACTTCATACCATATTTGTTAACCTTCTTGGTACATTTTACTTTCAGTTACTTTTCTTTCGACCACTTTTGACTGGGAAGTTGAATCATGTTATTCACCCTTCATTTTTAGAGGATCTCTTTTAAGCATTAATATTCACTTCGATTATCAATTaatgactaaattaaaattaactaatttttttttcaaatttggaaaaaatttaataaaactattttttttatctcagtCAAAATTAAGTACCCATCTTGTTCAAAGCCATTATATACATGTAACCTTAATGGCTTAAtatataatactatatttttttttataagtacttCAACTAAAATGTTAAGAATGTAATCAAAACGGGATCGTGATGGCCAGTAATATATATTCAGTGGTGCTTTCAAAGCATCCAATTTTTCTCACCCAACCAGATTTGTTCCAAAGCCCTGTATAATCCGATGAGGATCATAAGATTTTTAGATTTCTTCCATTTTACTGTTGAATAATAATGTACAGAACAAATCCA
It includes:
- the LOC100790059 gene encoding uncharacterized protein isoform X5; its protein translation is MLNKLYYFCTRRPKAHEELSVLVSMFGVYLNRKDGYTMKPKGWVNDMVILAAGKIMMEEEKATNGVVTRHMFSPQFVNKVICDLNQSNEDSYKPWCIEDVSLFILPSKLGYDINQCKLVNNLSFFQIFAPTLFEEHWSCYAFEPKDKILYVLDSMHDKFSTRKKNLDDAMKRRFEELLVLMNPGLTKENASITLLRVDVPRQQNIHDCGIYVLKYMEIWDGSIKWQDKTMPDYQRKEILKFRQSLICGWVQHPKNEVREELLKAAGLWGKLC
- the LOC100790059 gene encoding uncharacterized protein isoform X2 — protein: MGRKRKNRSNSATAGSIPEAAPSEAIEPSSSAIRGSENRVPVPLDTSNSQEVKKAVDKKSLSMLNKLYYFCTRRPKAHEELSVLVSMFGVYLNRKDGYTMKPKGWVNDMVILAAGKIMMEEEKATNGVVTRHMFSPQFVNKVICDLNQSNEDSYKPWCIEDVSLFILPSKLGYDINQCKLVNNLSFFQIFAPTLFEEHWSCYAFEPKDKILYVLDSMHDKFSTRKKNLDDAMKRRFEELLVLMNPGLTKENASITLLRVDVPRQQNIHDCGIYVLKYMEIWDGSIKWQDKTMPDYQRKEILKFRQSLICGWVQHPKNEVREELLKAAGLWGKLC
- the LOC100790059 gene encoding putative ubiquitin-like-specific protease 1B isoform X4 — translated: MGRKRKNRSNSATAIRGSENRVPVPLDTSNSQEVKKAVDKKSLSMLNKLYYFCTRRPKAHEELSVLVSMFGVYLNRKDGYTMKPKGWVNDMVILAAGKIMMEEEKATNGVVTRHMFSPQFVNKVICDLNQSNEDSYKPWCIEDVSLFILPSKLGYDINQCKLIFAPTLFEEHWSCYAFEPKDKILYVLDSMHDKFSTRKKNLDDAMKRRFEELLVLMNPGLTKENASITLLRVDVPRQQNIHDCGIYVLKYMEIWDGSIKWQDKTMPDYQRKEILKFRQSLICGWVQHPKNEVREELLKAAGLWGKLC
- the LOC100790059 gene encoding uncharacterized protein isoform X1, coding for MGRKRKNRSNSATAGSIPEAAPSEAIEPSSSAIRGSENRVPVPLDTSNSQEVKKAVDKKSLSMLNKLYYFCTRRPKAHEELSVLVSMFGVYLNRKDGYTMKPKGWVNDMVILAAGKIMMEEEKATNGVVTRHMFSPQFVNKVICDLNQSNEDSYKPWCIEDVSLFILPSKLGYDINQCKLIFAPTLFEEHWSCYAFEPKDKILYVLDSMHDKFSTRKKNLDDAMVVLNIPFPSGNIYISFIKLLSLTFLSDPTNQWFFYAKKRRFEELLVLMNPGLTKENASITLLRVDVPRQQNIHDCGIYVLKYMEIWDGSIKWQDKTMPDYQRKEILKFRQSLICGWVQHPKNEVREELLKAAGLWGKLC
- the LOC100790059 gene encoding putative ubiquitin-like-specific protease 1B isoform X6 codes for the protein MLNKLYYFCTRRPKAHEELSVLVSMFGVYLNRKDGYTMKPKGWVNDMVILAAGKIMMEEEKATNGVVTRHMFSPQFVNKVICDLNQSNEDSYKPWCIEDVSLFILPSKLGYDINQCKLIFAPTLFEEHWSCYAFEPKDKILYVLDSMHDKFSTRKKNLDDAMKRRFEELLVLMNPGLTKENASITLLRVDVPRQQNIHDCGIYVLKYMEIWDGSIKWQDKTMPDYQRKEILKFRQSLICGWVQHPKNEVREELLKAAGLWGKLC
- the LOC100790059 gene encoding putative ubiquitin-like-specific protease 1B isoform X3, translating into MGRKRKNRSNSATAGSIPEAAPSEAIEPSSSAIRGSENRVPVPLDTSNSQEVKKAVDKKSLSMLNKLYYFCTRRPKAHEELSVLVSMFGVYLNRKDGYTMKPKGWVNDMVILAAGKIMMEEEKATNGVVTRHMFSPQFVNKVICDLNQSNEDSYKPWCIEDVSLFILPSKLGYDINQCKLIFAPTLFEEHWSCYAFEPKDKILYVLDSMHDKFSTRKKNLDDAMKRRFEELLVLMNPGLTKENASITLLRVDVPRQQNIHDCGIYVLKYMEIWDGSIKWQDKTMPDYQRKEILKFRQSLICGWVQHPKNEVREELLKAAGLWGKLC